The following proteins come from a genomic window of Burkholderia stabilis:
- a CDS encoding LysR family transcriptional regulator translates to MLTRLRDMDLQLLRLFLTIVESGGFSAAQGTLGMAPSTISTQMAKLETRLGFRLCERGKSGFRLTPKGERVLQSTRRLLQAMDVFTRDTQHVSGALLGELRIGLSERLAPDIVESIAAAVGRFRERAPDVLIEMVAIPPDELERRLLKGELQLAIGYFSGHQAGLHYAPLFVEHQSLHCGARHPLFAKKTVSADDIARASNVARLYKTNTSGSAPRNAQPTAFSENVDADVIFILSGAHVGFLPDHVAAPWIAAGKMRRLLASKLSHTVEFQLATPRNCDGGEALEAFTEALAERFGGLEGCAAR, encoded by the coding sequence ATGCTGACCCGACTCAGAGACATGGATTTGCAGTTGCTGCGGCTCTTTCTGACGATCGTCGAAAGCGGCGGCTTCAGCGCCGCGCAGGGCACGCTCGGCATGGCGCCTTCGACGATCAGCACGCAGATGGCCAAGCTCGAGACGCGTCTCGGGTTCCGGCTGTGCGAACGCGGCAAGAGCGGATTCCGGCTGACGCCCAAGGGCGAGCGTGTGCTGCAGTCGACGCGGCGGCTCCTGCAGGCAATGGACGTCTTCACGCGCGATACGCAGCACGTGTCGGGCGCGTTGCTCGGCGAGTTGCGCATCGGCCTGTCCGAGCGGCTCGCGCCGGACATCGTGGAATCGATCGCGGCGGCCGTCGGCCGCTTCCGCGAGCGGGCGCCGGACGTGCTGATCGAGATGGTCGCCATACCGCCCGACGAACTGGAGCGCAGGCTGCTGAAAGGCGAACTGCAGCTCGCGATCGGCTACTTTTCCGGCCACCAGGCCGGCCTGCACTACGCGCCGCTGTTCGTCGAACACCAGTCGCTGCATTGCGGCGCCCGGCATCCGTTGTTTGCGAAGAAAACCGTGTCGGCCGACGACATCGCGCGCGCGAGCAACGTCGCGCGGCTCTACAAGACGAACACGTCGGGTTCGGCGCCGCGCAACGCGCAGCCGACCGCGTTCTCCGAAAACGTCGATGCCGACGTGATCTTCATCCTGTCCGGCGCGCATGTCGGCTTCCTGCCCGACCACGTCGCGGCGCCGTGGATCGCCGCGGGGAAGATGCGCAGGCTGCTCGCGAGCAAGTTGAGTCACACGGTCGAATTCCAGCTCGCGACGCCGAGGAACTGCGACGGCGGCGAAGCGCTGGAAGCCTTCACGGAAGCGCTCGCCGAACGGTTCGGCGGGCTCGAGGGTTGCGCGGCCCGGTAG
- a CDS encoding porin — MTKQMKCRGSASPVRLPHALLRTTVAVACLCGSGAVLAQDGVTLYGVIDEFAQYVNTGNGYTAAIGSGGQWGSRFGMKGGEDIGGGQKIEFALENGFNPNDGSLASSGSMFNRQAWVGIAGQWGKVRAGRQNSPLFNDQGGQDAFGGVTQASGMDNLTVFSFRTSNTLSYQSPEIAGFQGGLYFGFGDAGGVRSAGSSQQFDLTYEHGPFAAFVAGQWLKNATATTTDRTIMAGASYAIGKATVYGGFSAVKWADFGIDSRVYGLSVKYQFNPANTVALGYAYLHDQSSQGNNADQLGLMYEYDLSKRTSFYGALSYLRNRNQAGYTLAGAANPGLPLAYPGANARGVQLGIVHRF, encoded by the coding sequence ATGACTAAACAAATGAAATGCCGCGGGAGCGCGTCCCCGGTACGGCTGCCGCATGCCTTGCTCCGCACGACGGTCGCGGTTGCGTGCCTGTGCGGCTCGGGCGCCGTGCTCGCGCAGGATGGCGTCACGCTGTACGGCGTGATCGACGAATTCGCGCAGTACGTGAATACGGGCAACGGCTATACGGCGGCGATCGGCTCGGGCGGCCAGTGGGGCAGCCGGTTCGGGATGAAGGGCGGCGAGGATATCGGCGGCGGGCAGAAGATCGAGTTCGCGCTGGAGAACGGCTTCAACCCGAACGACGGCTCGCTGGCGAGCTCGGGCAGCATGTTCAACCGGCAGGCGTGGGTCGGCATCGCGGGGCAATGGGGCAAGGTGCGCGCGGGCCGCCAGAACTCGCCGCTGTTCAACGACCAGGGCGGGCAGGATGCGTTCGGCGGCGTCACGCAGGCGTCCGGCATGGACAACCTGACCGTGTTCTCGTTCCGTACGAGCAACACGCTGTCGTACCAGAGCCCGGAGATCGCGGGCTTCCAGGGCGGGCTGTATTTCGGGTTCGGCGATGCGGGCGGCGTGCGCTCGGCAGGCTCCAGCCAGCAGTTCGACCTGACCTACGAACACGGGCCGTTCGCGGCGTTCGTTGCGGGCCAGTGGCTGAAGAATGCAACGGCGACCACGACCGATCGCACGATCATGGCCGGCGCATCGTACGCGATCGGCAAGGCCACCGTGTACGGCGGTTTCTCCGCGGTGAAGTGGGCCGACTTCGGGATCGATTCGCGCGTGTACGGGCTGTCGGTCAAATACCAGTTCAACCCGGCGAACACCGTCGCGCTTGGTTACGCGTATCTGCACGACCAGTCGTCGCAGGGCAACAATGCGGACCAGCTCGGGCTGATGTACGAGTACGACCTGTCGAAGCGCACGAGCTTCTACGGCGCGCTGTCGTACCTGCGCAACCGCAACCAGGCCGGCTACACGCTCGCCGGCGCGGCCAACCCCGGTCTGCCGCTCGCCTATCCGGGCGCGAATGCGCGCGGCGTGCAGCTCGGCATCGTGCATCGCTTCTGA
- a CDS encoding LysR family transcriptional regulator, with amino-acid sequence MRPDLAPFLNDRLDWNLLRTYLVIMQERSVSRAAARLHVTQPAVSQALRRLEDTLERRLIERRGAHFAPTPAGEAVYRIASDIYGGISRLETEIDDSTADLTGSIRLLTVSRIESPVYDEFLAEFHRAYPRIDLQIEVMRSSDILSSLLQKTATAGLGLCRTPHDKLEMRCFLRQRYAIYCGRHHRLFGQTQLRMDDLLAENFVSFTSDQIGDSLSPLTVFRDQKGFTGRIVASSPSLEEVRRLIFAGYGIGCLPEHIVRDDIAQQRLWRLPPDDGLVDVDVFLLWHRDRKMNAAEHAFLDAMERCMQRYSLAERLGK; translated from the coding sequence ATGCGCCCCGACCTTGCCCCGTTCCTGAACGACCGCCTCGACTGGAACCTGCTGCGCACCTATCTGGTGATCATGCAGGAGCGCAGCGTGAGCCGCGCGGCCGCGCGCCTGCACGTCACGCAGCCGGCCGTGAGCCAGGCGCTGCGGCGGCTCGAGGACACGCTCGAGCGCCGGCTGATCGAACGACGCGGCGCGCACTTCGCGCCGACGCCGGCCGGCGAAGCCGTGTACCGGATCGCGAGCGACATCTACGGCGGCATCTCGCGCCTCGAAACCGAAATCGACGACAGCACGGCCGACCTGACCGGTTCGATCCGGCTGCTCACCGTGAGCCGCATCGAATCGCCCGTCTACGACGAGTTCCTCGCCGAATTCCATCGCGCGTATCCGCGCATCGACCTGCAGATCGAGGTGATGCGCTCGTCGGACATTCTGTCGTCGCTGCTGCAGAAAACGGCCACGGCCGGGCTCGGCCTGTGCCGCACGCCGCACGACAAGCTGGAAATGCGCTGCTTCCTGCGCCAGCGCTATGCGATCTACTGCGGCCGCCATCACCGGCTGTTCGGGCAGACGCAACTGCGGATGGACGATCTGCTCGCGGAGAATTTCGTGTCGTTCACGAGCGACCAGATCGGCGACAGCCTGTCGCCGCTCACCGTCTTCCGCGACCAGAAGGGTTTCACGGGGCGCATCGTCGCGTCGTCGCCGAGCCTCGAGGAAGTGCGGCGGCTGATCTTCGCGGGGTACGGGATCGGCTGCCTGCCCGAGCACATCGTGCGCGACGACATCGCGCAGCAGCGGCTGTGGCGGCTGCCGCCCGACGACGGGCTCGTCGATGTCGACGTGTTCCTGCTGTGGCATCGCGACCGCAAGATGAACGCGGCCGAGCATGCGTTCCTCGACGCGATGGAGCGCTGCATGCAGCGCTATTCGCTCGCGGAGCGGCTGGGGAAGTAA
- a CDS encoding MFS transporter, with translation MTQSLPSARQPGRAATAAFIGTMIEWYDFYIYATAAALVFGELYFPSHDPFVSTMASFATFAVGFFARPLGGLIFGHLGDRIGRKKALMTTLMMMGVATVCVGLLPDYSKVGMLAPALLVALRVVQGIAVGGEWGGAVLMAGEHAPQGRRTFFASFAQLGSPAGLILSLIAFRAVTSMDKADFLAWGWRLPFLASSVLLVVGIMIRLGVNESPEFARVKEANRTVKLPVAEVFRSASGLVLLCIGANTIGIAGVYFTNTFMIAYTTQYVGVSRSLILDSLFAVAIIQFFAQPVAAWIAERIGGARFLKLAALLAMLSPYPMFMLVQGGTSASLIAGIALAVVCMAGFYSVIAGFVSEVFPAHVRYSAISLAYQICGAIAGGLTPLVGTWLAHRFAGQWWPLAVFYTCLAGISLLSIVALDARRAAQPAAAEALGSH, from the coding sequence ATGACCCAGTCCCTTCCTTCCGCCCGCCAGCCGGGACGCGCCGCGACGGCCGCGTTCATCGGCACGATGATCGAGTGGTACGACTTCTACATCTACGCGACCGCCGCCGCGCTCGTGTTCGGCGAACTTTATTTCCCGTCGCATGACCCGTTCGTCAGCACGATGGCGTCGTTCGCGACGTTCGCGGTCGGCTTCTTTGCGCGGCCGCTCGGCGGGCTGATCTTCGGCCACCTCGGCGATCGCATCGGCCGCAAGAAGGCGCTGATGACGACGCTGATGATGATGGGCGTCGCGACCGTCTGCGTCGGGCTGCTGCCCGATTATTCGAAGGTCGGCATGCTTGCGCCGGCACTGCTCGTCGCGCTGCGCGTCGTGCAGGGGATCGCGGTCGGCGGCGAGTGGGGCGGCGCGGTGCTGATGGCGGGCGAGCACGCACCGCAGGGGCGCCGCACGTTCTTCGCGTCGTTCGCGCAGCTCGGCAGCCCGGCCGGGCTGATCCTGTCGCTGATCGCGTTTCGCGCGGTCACGTCGATGGACAAGGCCGACTTCCTCGCGTGGGGCTGGCGTCTGCCGTTTCTCGCGAGCTCGGTGCTGCTCGTGGTCGGCATCATGATCCGGCTCGGCGTGAACGAGTCGCCGGAATTCGCGCGCGTGAAGGAAGCGAACCGCACCGTGAAGCTGCCGGTCGCCGAAGTGTTCCGCTCCGCATCGGGGCTCGTGCTGCTTTGCATCGGCGCGAACACGATCGGCATCGCAGGCGTCTATTTCACGAACACGTTCATGATCGCGTACACGACGCAGTACGTCGGCGTATCGCGATCGCTGATCCTCGACAGCCTGTTCGCGGTCGCGATCATCCAGTTCTTCGCGCAGCCGGTCGCCGCATGGATCGCCGAGCGCATCGGCGGCGCGCGCTTCCTGAAGCTCGCGGCGCTGCTCGCGATGCTGTCGCCGTATCCGATGTTCATGCTCGTGCAGGGCGGCACGTCTGCATCGCTGATCGCGGGTATCGCGCTCGCGGTCGTGTGCATGGCCGGTTTCTATTCGGTGATCGCGGGCTTCGTGAGCGAAGTGTTTCCCGCGCACGTGCGCTATTCGGCGATCTCGCTCGCTTATCAGATTTGCGGCGCGATCGCGGGCGGCCTGACGCCGCTCGTCGGCACGTGGCTCGCGCATCGCTTCGCGGGCCAGTGGTGGCCGCTCGCGGTGTTCTACACGTGCCTCGCCGGCATTTCGCTGCTCAGCATCGTCGCGCTCGACGCGCGCCGCGCGGCGCAACCGGCCGCTGCCGAAGCGCTCGGCTCGCATTGA
- a CDS encoding Zn-dependent hydrolase — protein MKDLLDIDGARLWQSLADMARIGATPRGGVQRLALTDDDRRGRDLFAQWCRDAGMTVSVDVAGNLFARRDGADAQAAPVLIGSHLDTQPEGGRFDGVYGVLAALELVRTLNDAGIVTGKPIEIVSWTNEEGARFAPAMLGSAVFTGALPLADALAKQDADGVTLGAALDACGYRGTRATGGAVDAYFEAHIEQGPVLEANGTTIGIVTGGQAIRWLDVTVTGVAAHAGTTPMPYRKDAYFASAQIALELERIVAGYAPRGLATIGQVGIRNASRNTIAGDVTFTVDLRHHDDAEVDAMERDLRDACARVAAARGVQIAIDTCWRSPATPFDRDCVELVAQAAAEFGYTNERIVSGAGHDAILLARRFPTAMVFIPCVDGLSHNEAEDALPDDVTRGTNVLLHAVLARAGVAASVDAAAAAAAHGA, from the coding sequence ATGAAAGACCTGTTGGACATCGACGGCGCCCGACTGTGGCAGAGCCTGGCGGACATGGCGCGCATCGGCGCGACGCCGCGCGGCGGCGTGCAGCGCCTCGCGCTCACCGACGACGACCGGCGCGGCCGTGACCTGTTCGCGCAGTGGTGCCGCGACGCGGGCATGACGGTGAGCGTCGACGTAGCCGGCAACCTGTTCGCGCGGCGCGACGGCGCCGATGCACAGGCCGCGCCGGTGCTGATCGGCAGCCATCTCGACACGCAGCCCGAAGGCGGCCGTTTCGACGGCGTCTACGGCGTGCTCGCCGCGCTCGAGCTCGTGCGCACGCTGAACGACGCCGGCATCGTGACGGGCAAGCCGATCGAGATCGTGTCGTGGACCAACGAGGAGGGCGCGCGTTTTGCGCCGGCGATGCTCGGTTCGGCCGTGTTCACGGGCGCATTGCCGCTCGCCGACGCGCTTGCGAAGCAGGACGCCGACGGCGTGACGCTCGGCGCCGCGCTGGACGCATGCGGCTATCGCGGCACGCGGGCGACGGGCGGCGCGGTCGACGCGTATTTCGAGGCGCATATCGAACAGGGCCCCGTGCTCGAAGCGAACGGCACGACGATCGGCATCGTCACGGGCGGGCAGGCGATCCGCTGGCTCGACGTGACGGTGACGGGCGTGGCTGCGCATGCAGGGACGACGCCGATGCCGTATCGCAAGGACGCGTATTTCGCGAGCGCGCAGATCGCGCTCGAACTCGAGCGGATCGTCGCCGGTTATGCGCCGCGCGGGCTCGCGACGATCGGGCAGGTCGGCATCCGCAACGCATCGCGCAACACCATCGCCGGCGACGTGACGTTCACGGTCGACCTGCGTCATCACGACGATGCCGAAGTCGATGCGATGGAGCGCGACCTGCGTGATGCGTGCGCCCGCGTTGCCGCCGCGCGCGGCGTGCAGATTGCGATCGACACCTGCTGGCGCAGCCCGGCGACACCGTTCGATCGCGACTGCGTCGAGCTCGTAGCTCAGGCAGCGGCCGAGTTTGGCTACACGAACGAGCGGATCGTCAGCGGCGCCGGCCACGACGCGATCCTGCTCGCGCGTCGCTTCCCGACCGCGATGGTGTTCATTCCGTGCGTCGACGGCCTGTCGCACAACGAGGCCGAGGACGCGCTGCCCGACGACGTGACGCGCGGCACGAACGTGCTGCTCCATGCGGTGCTCGCGCGCGCGGGCGTCGCGGCGAGCGTCGATGCGGCGGCTGCCGCAGCCGCGCACGGCGCATGA
- a CDS encoding spore coat U domain-containing protein, translated as MRFMLLLVVALAVWCGVPRHAQAETCTATASTVSFGSVSPISRAAVTATGSVNITCTWSAITLTPNVLVCLNLGGTSPRSLVNGSNAMQYDLYLDGGHSVAWGSVYSGTTPASVTLVKPALGTSASATVTIYGQITSNQPTVPTTGNSNTVYSQQFGGNTTSLNAGFYLLGAPTCASLLTSNGTFPFSATATVVNNCNISATNVSFGTASVLSGTLAATGSITAQCTNGDAWKIALNGGNAGNVTAREMQRSGGGGGTIGYGLYTDAARSIPWGDGTGGSTTVTGVGTGTSQVVTVYGAVPAQTTPAPGNYSDTITATISF; from the coding sequence ATGAGGTTCATGCTGCTGCTCGTCGTCGCGCTCGCCGTGTGGTGCGGCGTGCCGCGCCACGCGCAGGCCGAGACCTGCACGGCCACCGCGTCGACGGTGAGCTTCGGCTCGGTCAGCCCGATCTCGCGCGCGGCCGTCACCGCGACGGGCTCCGTCAATATCACGTGCACGTGGTCGGCCATCACGCTGACGCCGAACGTGCTCGTGTGCCTGAACCTCGGCGGCACGAGCCCGCGCAGCCTCGTCAACGGCAGCAATGCGATGCAGTACGACCTGTATCTCGACGGCGGGCATTCGGTCGCATGGGGATCCGTGTATTCCGGCACGACGCCGGCATCCGTGACGCTCGTGAAGCCCGCGCTCGGCACCAGCGCGAGCGCGACGGTCACGATCTACGGGCAGATCACGTCGAACCAGCCGACCGTGCCGACCACCGGCAACAGCAACACGGTCTATTCGCAACAGTTCGGCGGCAACACGACGTCGCTCAACGCGGGGTTCTACCTGCTCGGCGCGCCGACCTGCGCGTCGCTGTTGACGTCGAACGGCACGTTTCCGTTCTCGGCGACCGCCACCGTCGTCAACAACTGCAACATCAGCGCGACGAACGTCAGCTTCGGCACCGCAAGCGTACTGTCGGGCACGCTCGCGGCGACCGGCTCGATCACCGCGCAGTGCACCAACGGCGATGCGTGGAAAATCGCGCTGAACGGCGGTAACGCCGGCAACGTGACGGCGCGCGAGATGCAGCGCAGCGGCGGCGGCGGCGGCACGATCGGCTATGGGCTCTATACGGATGCCGCGCGCTCGATCCCGTGGGGGGACGGCACCGGCGGCAGCACGACGGTCACGGGCGTCGGCACCGGCACGTCGCAAGTCGTGACCGTGTACGGCGCGGTGCCGGCGCAGACCACGCCCGCGCCCGGCAACTACAGCGACACGATCACCGCGACGATCAGCTTCTAG
- a CDS encoding GNAT family N-acetyltransferase — protein sequence MEALTWRRAVPADAAACIALRGNTRENAFTEAQLRDLGITVESWGDGIRDGLFSGHVCCANARMVGYCFGDTESGEIVVLAMLPEYEGAGIGKRLLRQVIDDFAANGFTTLFLGCSTDPASRSHGFYRHLGWTPTGELDDAGDEILTFETGRIARS from the coding sequence ATGGAAGCCCTTACCTGGCGCAGGGCCGTGCCCGCCGACGCAGCCGCGTGCATTGCACTGCGCGGCAACACACGCGAAAACGCGTTCACCGAAGCGCAGTTGCGCGACCTCGGCATCACCGTCGAAAGCTGGGGCGACGGTATCCGGGACGGCCTGTTCTCGGGCCACGTCTGCTGCGCGAACGCACGCATGGTCGGCTACTGCTTCGGCGACACCGAATCGGGCGAGATCGTCGTGCTCGCGATGCTGCCCGAATACGAGGGAGCAGGGATCGGCAAGCGGCTGCTGCGGCAGGTGATCGACGATTTCGCGGCGAACGGGTTCACGACGCTGTTCCTCGGCTGCTCGACCGATCCCGCATCGCGCTCGCACGGGTTCTACCGGCACCTCGGCTGGACGCCGACCGGGGAGCTCGACGACGCCGGTGACGAAATCCTGACGTTCGAGACAGGACGCATCGCGCGTTCGTAA
- a CDS encoding histone deacetylase family protein — protein MKTYFHPEQLLHHPRTYLSRGQMREPQEVPDRAARLVAAVRALDFDVREPADRGTAPIAAVHDMNYLRFLEDAHRDWKQMPDDWGDEVMSNVFVRDPNPLRGVLAKAARYLADGSCPIGANTWRAAYWSAQDALAAAADVNDGAREAYALCRPPGHHARRDAAGGFCYLNNAAIAAQSLLGRHRRVAILDTDMHHGQGVQEIFYGRDDVLYVSIHGDPTNFYPVVAGYEEETGAGAGDGFNLNLPMPHGSPESAFFERLDDALRALARFQPDALVLALGFDIYKDDPQSQVAVTTEGFGRLGGAIGALRLPTVIVQEGGYHLDSLDANARAFFGGFAGAR, from the coding sequence ATGAAAACCTATTTCCATCCCGAACAATTGCTGCACCACCCGCGCACCTACCTGTCGCGCGGCCAGATGCGTGAACCGCAGGAAGTGCCGGATCGCGCGGCGCGGCTCGTCGCGGCCGTGCGGGCGCTCGACTTCGACGTGCGCGAGCCGGCCGACCGCGGCACCGCACCGATCGCGGCCGTGCACGACATGAACTACCTGCGCTTTCTCGAGGACGCGCACCGCGACTGGAAGCAGATGCCCGACGACTGGGGCGACGAGGTGATGTCGAACGTGTTCGTGCGCGATCCGAACCCGCTGCGCGGCGTGCTCGCGAAAGCCGCGCGCTACCTCGCCGACGGCAGTTGCCCGATCGGTGCGAATACGTGGCGCGCCGCGTACTGGTCTGCGCAGGACGCGCTCGCGGCCGCGGCCGACGTCAACGACGGCGCGCGCGAAGCCTATGCGCTGTGCCGCCCGCCCGGCCATCATGCGCGCCGCGACGCGGCCGGCGGCTTCTGCTACCTGAACAATGCGGCGATCGCCGCGCAGTCGCTGCTCGGCCGCCATCGGCGCGTCGCGATTCTCGACACCGACATGCATCACGGGCAGGGCGTGCAGGAGATCTTCTACGGCCGCGACGATGTGCTGTACGTCTCGATCCACGGCGACCCGACCAACTTCTATCCGGTCGTCGCGGGCTACGAGGAAGAGACGGGCGCGGGGGCGGGCGACGGCTTCAATCTCAACCTGCCGATGCCGCACGGCTCGCCCGAGTCGGCGTTCTTCGAGCGGCTCGACGACGCGCTGCGCGCGCTCGCGCGGTTCCAGCCCGACGCGCTCGTGCTCGCGCTCGGCTTCGACATCTACAAGGATGATCCGCAATCGCAGGTTGCGGTCACGACCGAAGGTTTCGGGCGGCTCGGCGGCGCGATCGGCGCGCTGCGACTGCCGACGGTGATCGTGCAGGAGGGTGGTTATCACCTCGACAGCCTCGATGCGAACGCGCGTGCGTTCTTCGGCGGGTTCGCCGGCGCGCGCTGA
- a CDS encoding purine-cytosine permease family protein translates to MSTNSSGKAGGLIEVRSIDFIPDAERHGGLLSQFTLWLSANMQITAIVTGALAVVLGGDVFWSLVALLLGQLVGGAVMALHGAQGPQLGLPQMISSRVQFGVYGAMIPIVLVCLMYIGFSASGSVLAGQAVAQLLHVDDAAGILLFAAVIVVLTVFGYRAIHFVGRIASVVGIIAFVYMFTQLFANHDVGALLANKHFSLASFLLSMSLSASWQIAFGPYVADYSRYLPRSTSSVATFLAVGLGSVIGAQAAMVFGVFAAALAGGQFAHHEVSYIVGLGSTGAVAALLYFSIAFGKVTVTALNAYGSFMSMATIVSGFRGKGAVSSKSRLVYIFGMICVSTLIALAGRHSFLKEFTAFILFLLAFFTPWSAINLVDYYCFTRSRYDVPALSDPDGRYGRWNVMAITIYVVGILVQFPFMSTHIYTGPLVDALGGTDISWILGLVVPAVLYYICARVSRRSIPERLILPLERGEVHH, encoded by the coding sequence GTGTCAACGAATTCCAGTGGAAAAGCCGGCGGCCTGATCGAGGTTCGCTCGATCGACTTCATTCCCGATGCCGAGCGCCACGGCGGGCTGCTGAGCCAGTTCACGCTGTGGCTGTCGGCCAACATGCAGATCACGGCGATCGTCACGGGCGCGCTCGCCGTCGTGCTCGGCGGTGACGTGTTCTGGTCGCTGGTCGCGCTGCTGCTCGGCCAGCTGGTCGGCGGCGCGGTGATGGCGCTGCATGGCGCGCAAGGGCCGCAGCTCGGGCTGCCGCAGATGATCTCGAGCCGCGTGCAGTTCGGCGTGTACGGCGCGATGATCCCGATCGTGCTCGTGTGCCTGATGTACATCGGTTTTTCCGCAAGCGGCTCGGTGCTGGCCGGGCAGGCCGTCGCGCAGTTGCTGCATGTCGACGACGCGGCCGGCATCCTGCTGTTCGCGGCCGTGATCGTCGTGCTGACCGTGTTCGGTTATCGCGCGATCCACTTCGTCGGCCGGATCGCGAGCGTGGTCGGCATCATTGCGTTCGTCTACATGTTCACGCAGTTGTTCGCGAACCACGACGTCGGCGCGCTGCTCGCGAACAAGCATTTCTCGCTCGCGAGCTTCCTGCTGTCGATGTCGCTGTCCGCGTCGTGGCAGATCGCATTCGGCCCGTACGTCGCCGACTATTCGCGCTACCTGCCGCGCTCGACGTCGTCGGTCGCGACGTTTCTCGCGGTTGGCCTGGGCTCGGTGATCGGCGCGCAGGCGGCGATGGTGTTCGGCGTGTTCGCGGCCGCGCTGGCCGGCGGCCAGTTCGCGCACCATGAGGTGTCGTATATCGTCGGCCTCGGTTCGACGGGCGCCGTGGCCGCGCTGCTGTACTTCAGCATCGCGTTCGGCAAGGTGACGGTGACGGCGCTCAACGCGTACGGCAGCTTCATGTCGATGGCGACGATCGTCAGCGGTTTTCGCGGCAAGGGCGCAGTGTCGTCGAAGAGCCGCCTCGTCTACATCTTCGGGATGATCTGCGTGTCGACGCTGATCGCGCTTGCGGGCCGCCATTCGTTCCTGAAGGAATTCACCGCGTTCATCCTGTTCCTGCTCGCGTTCTTCACGCCGTGGAGCGCGATCAACCTGGTCGATTACTACTGCTTCACGCGCTCGCGCTACGACGTGCCGGCGCTGTCCGATCCGGACGGCCGCTACGGCCGCTGGAACGTGATGGCGATCACGATCTACGTGGTCGGCATCCTCGTGCAGTTCCCGTTCATGTCGACGCACATCTACACGGGGCCGCTCGTCGACGCGCTCGGCGGTACCGACATCTCGTGGATCCTCGGCCTCGTCGTGCCGGCCGTGCTGTATTACATCTGCGCGCGCGTGTCACGGCGCAGCATCCCCGAACGCCTGATCCTGCCGCTCGAACGCGGCGAAGTTCACCACTGA
- the speB gene encoding agmatinase → MSHNDLAFTRDSLYGTQAEPTFAGATSFMRRRFSRDLDGVDLAITGVPFDSAASHRPGTRFGPRGLRIASTGIAWERPWPWEFDPFDVLAAVDYGDCAFDLGQPESVPGAIERHADAILARGCAMLTLGGDHFITYPLLKAHAKVHGPLSLVHFDAHTDTWPDRDVKRIDHGTMFYHAAREGWVVPERSAQVGIRTTNDEPMGFDIQDARRVHASTPAAVAARIRERVGDHPVYLTFDIDCLDPAFAPGTGTPVSGGLSSHQAFEILRHLDGINLVGMDVVEVSPPYDHAEITSLAGATIALELICLYASRRRGAR, encoded by the coding sequence ATGAGCCACAACGATCTCGCGTTCACGCGCGACAGCCTCTACGGCACGCAGGCCGAACCGACGTTCGCGGGCGCGACGAGCTTCATGCGCCGGCGTTTCAGCCGCGATCTCGACGGCGTCGATCTCGCGATCACCGGCGTGCCGTTCGATTCGGCCGCGTCGCACCGGCCCGGCACGCGTTTCGGTCCGCGCGGGTTGCGGATCGCGTCGACGGGCATCGCGTGGGAGCGTCCGTGGCCGTGGGAGTTCGATCCGTTCGACGTGCTGGCCGCGGTCGACTACGGCGATTGCGCATTCGATCTCGGGCAACCCGAATCGGTGCCGGGCGCGATCGAGCGGCACGCCGACGCGATCCTCGCGCGCGGTTGCGCGATGCTGACGCTCGGCGGCGATCACTTCATCACGTATCCGCTGCTGAAGGCGCATGCGAAGGTGCACGGGCCGCTGTCGCTCGTGCATTTCGATGCGCATACCGACACGTGGCCCGATCGCGACGTGAAGCGCATCGATCACGGCACGATGTTCTATCACGCGGCGCGCGAAGGATGGGTCGTGCCGGAGCGGTCGGCCCAGGTCGGCATCCGGACGACCAACGACGAGCCGATGGGATTCGACATCCAGGATGCGCGTCGCGTGCATGCGTCGACGCCTGCCGCGGTCGCCGCGCGGATTCGCGAGCGCGTCGGCGATCATCCCGTGTACCTGACGTTCGACATCGACTGTCTCGATCCGGCGTTCGCGCCGGGCACCGGCACGCCGGTCTCGGGCGGGCTGTCGAGCCATCAGGCGTTCGAGATCCTGCGGCACCTGGATGGCATCAACCTGGTCGGCATGGATGTGGTCGAAGTGTCGCCGCCGTACGATCATGCGGAAATCACGTCGCTGGCCGGCGCGACGATCGCGCTGGAACTGATCTGCCTGTACGCGTCGCGCCGTCGCGGCGCGCGGTGA